The genomic segment GGCTGCGCTTCTCGATCGCCGCGGCCAAGAAGCACGACGTGCTGCTGATCGACGAGGCGCTGGCCACCGGTGACGCCAAGTTCCGCAAGCGCAGCGAGCAACGGGTGCGTGACCTGCGCAAGGAAGCCGGCACGGTCTTCCTGGTGAGCCACAGTGAGCAGTCGATCCGCGACACGTGCGAGCGCACCATCTGGCTGGAGTCCGGCGTGATCCGGGCCGATGGCCCGACCGAGGACGTGATGAAGGAGTACGAGACCTACGTCAACAAGTAGGTGGGTAGGTCTCGCACTCCGGGGACTTACCTGACCGACAAGTGCACGTGGTTCGTGTGGTCGCTCGAGGGGTCGCCGTTGCCCCTCGAGTACGCCTTCCAGCCGCTGGACGGCAACCAGATGCGTTTGAACCAGATGACGTAGAGCACGCCCAGCCGGTCCGAGTTGTTGATGAAGTAGTTGGCCAGGTTGGTCCCGTACGTCTTGTCACCACCCGACGCGACGCCGCCGAAACCCTTCTTCTCGGCCGCGAAGTCGCACGCCTGCCCCTTGGGGTGCTCGCCGCTGTTCTGCTCGCGGAAGCACGCCACGTAGCGCGTGAAGCCGTCCGCCTGGGCCTGCTTGAGCGCGTGCAGGGTCCGCGGCGTCAGGCAGCCGCTGGTGGTGGGATCGTTCTCGGAGCAGCTCTCGTCGGGCAGCGAGCCGTCCTTGTTACGCGGGGCGGGGGTGGCCTTGTCGCTGGACCCGCCGTCGGTCGACTCCGGGGCGTCCTCGCCGGTCCGGTCCGAGCCGCCGGTGTTGGCCGCCTTGAGCGCGTTCTCGGCCTGCACCTTGCGCTTGGCCATCGTGTTGACGTGCCCCTGCTGCTTGCGCACCTCGGCGTCGATGGCCAGCTTGGCCTTCCGCTGGCCGTCACGGGTGGCCTTGAGGTCGGCCACCACCTGGTTCTCGCGCACCGCAACCGTTTCGAGCGTCTCGGCGCGGTCGAGGAAGCCGCCGCCCGACTCGGCGCCGAGCAGCGCCGTCATCGGGCCGAGCCGGCCGGTCCGGTACGACTTCTGGATGATCTCGTCGATGGCTGCCTGCCGGGGGGCCAGGTCGGCGTCGAGCTCCTTGAGCTTGGCGGCGAGCTGGGCCTGCCGGGTCTTGGAGCGGGCCAGGGCCTCCTTGGCCTCGACGAAGCCCTTGGAGGCAGCCTCGAGTTGCTGGATCAGGGACTTGGGGGCGCCCTCGCCGTCGTCGCCGTTGTCACCCGGCGCCGCGGCGGCCGGTCCGGCCACCGCCAGGGTCAGCCCGGAGAGCGCGACGAGCAGGGCCAGCAGGGCCGCCGTTCGTCGCCGGACAGTCTTGTGCCGCACACCTGTTCCTTCCGTCGGCCGCCGACCGAGTTAGCTGACGGGTTCGGGACGGAAGTAATCCCTACCGCTGGTTAGCGGATTCACCCCGGAAAGATTGGTTCCCCGGTTCGCCCGGCAGGGCGATTAGGCGGCGGTCTCCTTGGGGGTGGAGACCGCCCCGACCATACCGACTTCATCACGAGATCGACAGTTATCACACGCGCTGCATTTCACCGGCGACGCCCCGTCACGGCAATTACAGAATGTGTTCGAGTGACTACTAAATTGCTCATTCTCTGGTCCTGAAGGAGCGCGAACTCTCGGGTAAACTAGCCGCCGGTTCTGCCGCCGTGGCGCCGCCCCCGAGGTGCCGGCAGACCACCGCCCAATCGCCGCGAGGCGAGCCGGGGAACCAGGTCAGTGGGGTGCATCCGCGCAAGCGGTAGGGATCGCTTCCGTCCCGAACCCGTCAGCTAACCCGGTCGGCGGTTTACCGGAAGGAACTGCATTGACCGTACGACCCCGCCGGTGGCTGATGCTTGCCCTGGCGCCGATCGTGGCCCTGTCTTTCCTGGCCGTGCCCTCCTCGCCGGCGCTGGCCGAGCCCGGCGACGACACCGCTCCGAGCGAGGGCAGCGCGGGTGACACGGTGGGCAAGAACGCCACCCTCGACGATGTGATCGAGTCCTCGAACCGGCGTTTCGTCGCGGCCCAGGCCGCCGTGACGAAATCCACAGCCGAGCAGAGGCGGCTCGCCAAGGAGATCAGACTGGCTGAAGGCAAGCGTCTCGCGCTGCTCCCCGAGGTCAACGCGATCGCCGGCCAGCAGTATCGAACTGGCCACCTGGGGGCGGCCAGCTTCCTGCTGGGCAGCCAGAACTCCGACGACTTCCTGGCCAAGGCGGTCTCGCTCGAAGAGATCAACGCGATGCAGGACCGCAAGCTGGCCGAGCTGAACAAGGTCATCAACGAGGTCAACACCAAGAAAGCCGCGCTCGACGCCGAGGTCAAGAAGCGTAAGACCAACCTCGTGGCCATGAGCAAGCAGAAGAAGGCGGCCAACGACGCGCTCGCGCTGGTCGGCGGCGAGAGCCTCACCCACGGCATCGTGCTGGCCAAATCGCCGGCCGCTGCTCCCGCGCCGCGCAATTCCGACGGCGGTTTCTCGCCCGAGGGTTGCAACGTCCAGGACGAGACCACGAGTGGCTGCGTGACGGCCCGCACAATGCACATGTACAAAGAGGTGAAGAAGGCCGGCTTCAAT from the Paractinoplanes abujensis genome contains:
- a CDS encoding coiled-coil domain-containing protein, with the protein product MRHKTVRRRTAALLALLVALSGLTLAVAGPAAAAPGDNGDDGEGAPKSLIQQLEAASKGFVEAKEALARSKTRQAQLAAKLKELDADLAPRQAAIDEIIQKSYRTGRLGPMTALLGAESGGGFLDRAETLETVAVRENQVVADLKATRDGQRKAKLAIDAEVRKQQGHVNTMAKRKVQAENALKAANTGGSDRTGEDAPESTDGGSSDKATPAPRNKDGSLPDESCSENDPTTSGCLTPRTLHALKQAQADGFTRYVACFREQNSGEHPKGQACDFAAEKKGFGGVASGGDKTYGTNLANYFINNSDRLGVLYVIWFKRIWLPSSGWKAYSRGNGDPSSDHTNHVHLSVR
- a CDS encoding coiled-coil domain-containing protein, whose amino-acid sequence is MTVRPRRWLMLALAPIVALSFLAVPSSPALAEPGDDTAPSEGSAGDTVGKNATLDDVIESSNRRFVAAQAAVTKSTAEQRRLAKEIRLAEGKRLALLPEVNAIAGQQYRTGHLGAASFLLGSQNSDDFLAKAVSLEEINAMQDRKLAELNKVINEVNTKKAALDAEVKKRKTNLVAMSKQKKAANDALALVGGESLTHGIVLAKSPAAAPAPRNSDGGFSPEGCNVQDETTSGCVTARTMHMYKEVKKAGFNRFVGCHRNGGPFEHPKGRACDWSLQKRGFAPAHNADTRTYGNNLMAFLVRNADKLGIYYVIWYKQIWFPASGWKSYSGPSDHTDHVHVSML